In Zygosaccharomyces rouxii strain CBS732 chromosome E complete sequence, the DNA window CTGATAGATCTCTCTTTGCAGAAGGAATACCCTCCATACGTTCTTCTCTCATCTTCTCCACATCGGTATCATCACAGTAAGCCTTACCTTCTTTGATTAATTGGACACATAGATCATACATCTCTTGGAAGTAATCAGAAGAGTAAGTGATCTTATCACCTTTGATCCCCATAAGTTCAAGGTCTTCCAAAATGGCATCTTGGAATTCCATTCTTTCCTTGGATGGGTTAGTATCATCAAATCTAATGATTAATTTACCCTTGTAAGCGTGTGCAAAATATTCATTCAAAATAGCGGCCTTAGCATGTCCGATGTGTAGATAACCTGATGGTTCTGGTGGGAAACGAGTAACCACCTCACCCATCTTAGCGTCAGGCAGATCAATTTCGAAATTAGCCTTGTGaccttccttctttttacCTGCGGTAACAGCTTTCTTGATACCTTGCATAGACTTGGTCAAATATTCATGTGCACCACCAAAAGAAGGATTTAATTCCAAGAGTGTGTACCAACGAGAAACGTTGACATACACCTTATTCTTAATGATAGATCCAACCATACCATTAGACCTTAAAGCACCCCAGCAAACAATATCAGCTGCGGAAATTTTTAATCCACCTAGGATAAAAGttctcaaattcaaaactGCATCCAATCTTTCCAAAGATTGAGATAACTGTTGGAAATTCTTGACGACTAGTTGTTCACGGGCAACTTTGATCCAATGGGCAACTTCTTCAGAGGATTCATGGCCAAATACGTCTGGGTATGTGCTGATAATCTTGGCAAAGGTATCATCTGAAGATCCATTGAAGACGACAGGAGCagcatttttttcatcgaCGAATTCAACTGTAATAGCATCCTTGTGAGCAGCATTCACGATACGAGAAGCAATTAACTCTGCATAGGCCACCACTGGGGCCTTGCCATTGATAACTAAATTAACCATTGACAATTCTAAAGACGCTGAGGTCACTTTTTAATGAACTTTGGCTCGCTAATACTGCCTTTACcactattactattactcTCTTAAGGTCATCGACATTCggatattgaaaaaatttgacaaTTTGGTGTCCGGGTCACCTCATCGCGCCCTAGGATTTTACACATTCCAGGAAATAGTGGGCGGCTAGAAGAAAGGGATACCAATTACAAAGCAATAGGTATGGGACTTCTGTTACATCGATAATAATGGTCTAGTAAGCCCAATCTTGTTGTTAATTGGCCTCAATAATTTATATGTCATTTTCTACGAATATGCATTCTTACATATAGTTCAAAGAATCTCTCGATGAGCTAACCATACACTTCAGATATTGGTCCATTAACCGCTGAAAACAAGTTCATTGCTTTTAGCTTGTTGGTATGGTGGTCACTTCCAATTTATTCGTGAAGCAGAAAGGCACCACAACGGCTTTGAAGCAGCCTAAAGAGTTGACTTTTTACTCAAGAACGGATGATGATAACTTTTTAGTGGAAGACGATGTTCATTTACAGTACTACTATTTACCAGATGCTgatttggagaaaagatTAGACCTCAGTAGTGgcattaaaaaattgaaggatACTGCCAGTAATTTCAAGGATCAAGGTACTTTATTTGGACTTTTACAAAGTATTCAGAATTATGAACAACgtaagaataaaaaaattaaagctGATATCGTTACCTTCCGTGGTATTATGAGGAAACTTATAAGTGCTGCATTCGATActtcaaattttaatcCAATAGATCTCCGTATTGTCAGTTTTGATGGTCAATTGTTCATTAAAGAAGTTCCAAAGCAAGAAGCAAAACCTGCTCCTGGCTCACCTGCTCAATTAGCCTGGTATAGTGGTTATAAGTTTGAGACGTTGGCTACGCTACCACAACCTTTGCCGTTAGTTTCGAGAACTACCTTGGACAAGAGAccaaaaaaattggtcaaCACTGGTGAAGAATATATTACAGTGGTGAAAACTGGTGTCGGTAACGTTAAAGTAATATTGGGAGCGGAAGTTGATTGCATATTTGACTTTAAGGAAGAAGGTAAGGATAATCTGAAACATTACGCAGAGTTAAAATGTTCTGCAGATGTTAGCACCCCGGCGGATGCTCGTAAGTTCGAACGCAAAGTGTTTAGAACCTGGCTGCAGTGTTTCCTTGTTGGAATACCTAGGATTATCTATGGATTTAgggataataataacgtACTCAAAACTGTTGAGGAGTACACTACGACGGAAGTACCAGTTTTATTGAAAAGCAATAATCCAGCTATGAATTCTTCATGTCTTGATGCAATTAAGTGGTATGGCACCCTAACGGAATGGTTACTGAAGATGATACCAAGAGATGGTGATACAATTAGAGCATATCGTCTAGTTTATGAGAACAACCATCTCCGGTTGACAGAAATAGAAGACACTGAATCAGAGTACCAGGGTCTCGTAGAGGGAGAAGAGATTCTGAGTGatgaattcaaaaaatggAGAAAATCTATGAACGAAAGAAATTTGTAGAATATGTAAACATGTAAAGTATTTAAGATCTGTAAACATCGAAAAAATGAGGTAAACACCATTGGAAATGTTTCTTGCTACCGACTTCATTGATCAGTTCCACATCAGACTTTTCTAATTCAAAATCAAGCGTCCCCAAAATCTCATGTATGCGTTcttctttggaagatgtAGTTAGGGCAACGATACCACGATCAATGACCCATCTCAATACTATTTGAGTTTCGCTTTTACCgtacttcttcatcagatttgGTAAAATATCATCTAATGGTCCCGGTCTTGCTCTAAATAATGGTGCCAATGGTGAATACGCCTCTACAACAATATGCTTGTTTTGACACCACTCTACGACACCAGGAGATTGATTTTGCAAATACGGATGGAATTCAACTTGGTGAACCATGGGGAGATATCTGCAGTAGCTTTCCATCTGTTTTAAAGTCTCCAGAGGAAAATTGGAGACACCGATTGCTTTAGCGATTCCAGCTTCGTAAAGCTCCTCCACTTGTCTCCATGCCTCTTGAAGATCGATTCCAGCGTTTTCCTTTGTGATATCGGGCCTGTGGAGCATGTAAAGatcaaaatatttaatACCTAGAGCTTCTAATCCTTTTTTAGCTGCTTGGATGGGTCCTGAGCAATCAAGGCCAGTCCAAGCGCCTTGGTTGTATTTATCCGTAATAAACAGCTTATCGCGAGGAAGTTGAGATCTTCTAAGAGCTTCTCCTACTTCTTCATGAGTCAAGTAGAATTCTGCAGTATCGATGTGGTTAAAACCTAAGTCAACAGCTGTTACCAACTGATCTACAAGTTTATCGATGAATTGACCCTTCGTCTCACCTTCACGCTTAGCTATACGCCATTGGGTACCAGTACCAAACCCAAGTACGGGGATGTGCGTATGagtttctttgatctcAATTGTAGGAATTATGGGTCTAGTCATAGTAAATGGCAAGTGATGATTCGATCAATACATGCTTGAGGTCTATCGAATAAGCAGTAATTGGTTTTATACCTCCAGTCATTATAATATCACTCAATACGGGCATTGTTGCTTGGTTGATAAGTGGACATACGGTCGCCACGGATGTAGTATTGGACTCTGTAGGATGCTATTACCACATTGGTGACCAGCACCAGGGCACATACAGCCAGTAGGACGAATACCAATGATCTAAAAGAAATTGCTTCTACAAAAGCGTTTAAAGTTTCTGCTAAAGTTTGCGTCCACAACGACGCCGATTGAACTTGACCTGTAGAATGCATGCAGTGATGCCAACCATCACATAGTGTTTCTAATGCAGGTACGTGCGAAACGCACCCATTATCCTCGTAGTGTTTTTGACACCTTTTCACTCTGATAACCTGTTCTGCAATTTTTAGTTGAACTTTCTGATCCACATCTTGCTTTATGAGTAGTATAAATTTGATCACCACACTTAGTATTATCACCAAGATACTGGAATTGAATGCTAGTCGGACGAATTCTCCAATATGAGATGCATTATTACTTGTAGACGATTGCGTCAATAACTGGGTCATGGGAAAAGCAGTAGACAACCGTGATTGATGCAAGTGAAGCCCTGCTCAAGAGCCTGGGCTTGGTAGGTTTAGAAGTACCGGTAAAATGTTATGTTTTATTAAGATAAGTTATTCTTTTATAGTTCTAAAGGTCCCAGTTTGAGTTAGCTGCGAGACGCCGTAAAGAGTCGCTCATTGATGCCACAGTCACGTGCCCGGAAGAGAGAATGTTCGACGttgagaaagaattggaaagtagTTAGCGATAGGCGGCTAAATGAGGCTTACGACATGTTGGGCATGTCTGTAGGGATGGTCTCCCTTTTCTGGCGTTTAATATGATCCATTTTTCGctttaaaaatttgagaaaaagaaatgcgCAAACCCGGAATCGAACCAGGGGCTCATCGATGgcaacgatgaattttaccactaaacCATTTGCGCTCAGTAACTTATGATACGGTGTTGGAGTTATGGGGTTCTTACGGAAGGACACTCTGATAGGGTTCGGTTAGTTATAAGAATACGATGTAATTTAGACTAGAGCACCAAGACCTCATTATGCAATCTACGAAGACCGGTTCTGTCCATTAAGCTACATCTCAGATCTTGATTGGATCTAGGATCTCGTTAtatactattattattgtaaGTGGTACAAAAACACATTAATTACAATATGttaatttatccaaataaGACGTAATGGTGCTATTATTCTTCTTGTATATGTGCCAGTTCCAGCCCACAGGGTACATAGAGAGCCGCAAAATGCGGTAGGGTGGAGTTATCGTGATGCCCGTTTAATTCATTGTACATGCGTCGAATATGATAATGCTACTTATTGAGCAAGGCTAGGAATTCGATGTAAAAATATGGTTTCAATGTACATACATATACATGGGATATAAAGCACCTAAACCTTTAATTTCTTCGAGGGTAGTTGGATGTATTAATTTTCAATATGTATCATAAGGCTTCGTCGTAGCTAACGGTTATTATCTATATTTGGTTTTTTTTCAGCGGTTAGTACACATTTGTAGGTTGATAACAATTGATGTACTCCGTGAATCAATGTAACCTTGGCACTGAATAAGTGTGCTGTGTTCACTGGGCTTGCCACATATTGACACAATACTTGAATAAAAACAAACATAACGTCTATTAAAGGGTAGTGCTATATATTATATGCTTTCCTGTCTAAGTATACCATATAGAATaaccattttgaaaatttgcTAATATCGATTCAGGCTTTTCTCTGTCCaataaaaagaatgaatTGATGGGAGAAGGCAAGAGTTGCCACTGGGCTCCCATTCCAATAGGAATGAGTAAGGGAGAACTATCAGAATGAGAGCCCAGCGttctgaagaaaagaacagTTTATGCAAAAGTATAAGAAAACAAAATGGACTTTTCTCGCATTTACTCTGTATTTAACACTAATGAAAGCGTTTGTGACACAAAGATAAAATTGACATTAAGAGGCACTAGCTAGATATTAAACATTTTTGTATAGTATTATAATATATTGAACCACAATAAGTATATTGaattttgaataatttatttatttttttttttggttttaaagatttctgTCGCTGACACTGGCACTGGCACTGACGTTGACCGCGTCGGCTCCGGCACCGGTCGACTGATAGGACCCGAAAGCTCTCAACATGAATTAAAGATCATCATGAATCTAATTACCAGAGGTTGAATCAGTATAGCAAGTTTAACCGGTACTGACACTCGCGTTCTTTGTCAAAGTGAGTCTCTTCCAAAGGATAGCACAATCCGTTTCGAAGGTTTTATCAAAACCGACAACATTGCAATCACCCAAGGCCCCCAATTCATCAGTTGCCAATAGTTTTACCCCTACAGAATCACCATTAGAAAAGGGTACCAAAGAAATGCGTTCGACTTGTGTTAGATTAGCTCATCATTATACACCAATGATTCGTTTCGTTGGTGGTAGACATCATCATACACCACATTCAAGTGAAATCTTACCACATCCTTGTGCAGAAAACGGGTTACTACCAAATTCTAAGGATACAGTACCAGCAggtgaatttttgaagaatttgaggCCATTTAAAGTTATTCCATACAAGAGTAAAGCTGAAACTGTTCAACCTGACAGCAGATACCAATATCAACAAAGACCATTgcaagaaggtgaaaagacACACGCTTATGAATTATCTCCAAGGTTTCAATTTAAGGGCTTCAGCGAAAGTGAAATAGAATCCAtcaatggtggtggtgcttTATAAATtaattgataatattatttaattcttttgtTTAACAAAACACAAATGCTAGCATTACAAAAGGTGGCCACTCATAGGTAAAAAGTGTAACCTTTAACAGCAACGGAAAATCGTATTCCCTCCAAACCAAATCTTTGGGCCTCTTGGCGAACTTCATTCAAAATCACTAATCTTGGATCTTTGAAGGAACAATGACCTTTGACGTGTGTTATTATTACATCCATATCTGGTCGCTGTTCACAACCGTAAACATTCTGTAGATGAgacaattcttcaactAATCTTGTTGGGGACATATGCCCATATAATTCCTTTGTATCAATTGGTGATGAACACTCAACGATTATGGCTTTAATCTTATGCAATGGAACTCTTGCCGCCAAATATGAACAAAGGTTCGATAGTAAAGGTTCATCACTG includes these proteins:
- a CDS encoding aldo/keto reductase (similar to uniprot|Q07551 Saccharomyces cerevisiae YDL124W NADPH-dependent alpha-keto amide reductase reduces aromatic alpha-keto amides aliphatic alpha-keto esters and aromatic alpha-keto esters); translated protein: MTRPIIPTIEIKETHTHIPVLGFGTGTQWRIAKREGETKGQFIDKLVDQLVTAVDLGFNHIDTAEFYLTHEEVGEALRRSQLPRDKLFITDKYNQGAWTGLDCSGPIQAAKKGLEALGIKYFDLYMLHRPDITKENAGIDLQEAWRQVEELYEAGIAKAIGVSNFPLETLKQMESYCRYLPMVHQVEFHPYLQNQSPGVVEWCQNKHIVVEAYSPLAPLFRARPGPLDDILPNLMKKYGKSETQIVLRWVIDRGIVALTTSSKEERIHEILGTLDFELEKSDVELINEVGSKKHFQWCLPHFFDVYRS
- the BRR6 gene encoding Brr6p (some similarities with uniprot|P53062 Saccharomyces cerevisiae YGL247W BRR6 Essential nuclear envelope integral membrane protein required for nuclear transport depletion alters nucleoporin distribution and nuclear envelope morphology suggesting a role in the spatial organization of nuclear pores), yielding MTQLLTQSSTSNNASHIGEFVRLAFNSSILVIILSVVIKFILLIKQDVDQKVQLKIAEQVIRVKRCQKHYEDNGCVSHVPALETLCDGWHHCMHSTGQVQSASLWTQTLAETLNAFVEAISFRSLVFVLLAVCALVLVTNVVIASYRVQYYIRGDRMSTYQPSNNARIE
- the RAI1 gene encoding decapping nuclease (similar to uniprot|P53063 Saccharomyces cerevisiae YGL246C RAI1 Nuclear protein that binds to and stabilizes the exoribonuclease Rat1p required for pre-rRNA processing), which gives rise to MVVTSNLFVKQKGTTTALKQPKELTFYSRTDDDNFLVEDDVHLQYYYLPDADLEKRLDLSSGIKKLKDTASNFKDQGTLFGLLQSIQNYEQRKNKKIKADIVTFRGIMRKLISAAFDTSNFNPIDLRIVSFDGQLFIKEVPKQEAKPAPGSPAQLAWYSGYKFETLATLPQPLPLVSRTTLDKRPKKLVNTGEEYITVVKTGVGNVKVILGAEVDCIFDFKEEGKDNLKHYAELKCSADVSTPADARKFERKVFRTWLQCFLVGIPRIIYGFRDNNNVLKTVEEYTTTEVPVLLKSNNPAMNSSCLDAIKWYGTLTEWLLKMIPRDGDTIRAYRLVYENNHLRLTEIEDTESEYQGLVEGEEILSDEFKKWRKSMNERNL
- the KGD4 gene encoding alpha-ketoglutarate dehydrogenase subunit KGD4 (similar to uniprot|P19955 Saccharomyces cerevisiae YFR049W), whose protein sequence is MRSTCVRLAHHYTPMIRFVGGRHHHTPHSSEILPHPCAENGLLPNSKDTVPAGEFLKNLRPFKVIPYKSKAETVQPDSRYQYQQRPLQEGEKTHAYELSPRFQFKGFSESEIESINGGGAL